Genomic window (Desulforapulum autotrophicum HRM2):
CCAGCTCCTTAACACCTGTTTAACCGATGCCGACGCCATGTACAACAACGATGGGGCAACGGTCCAACAGCGGTACCAGATAAACGAGCGGGTTGTTCTCTTTAACTGGTACCAGCTGTTGAAAAAGGTGGAAAAGAACCTGACCAAACAGAAGATGTTCAAGGAGGCCAAGGCGGTTTCCCTGGTGAACCAGAAGGCCGTTGAAACAGCCTACAACTACTACAAAGTCGAGGCAAAATCCGTCAAGGCCAGTGCCTTCATGCTCGGTCTTGCCCTGGTATTTTATGTGATCTACACCCTGTGGTATGGGTTTGGCATCATGTTTGTATTTGAAGGGCTTGGCATGCAGATTGAGCATTAACCATTAAACCCATAATCAGGACAGCTTGAAATGATGGTCAAATTCATGGTCAACCGGATAAAGGAACGTATGGACTGGCTCTTTAAGCGAGAGAGCCCCACCGCTTCAGCCAATGCAGAGGAACTGCGGCTTAACTTCAAGTCCAGGTATCATTGTTTCAAGCTGCTCCTGAACGCCAACAATCGCTGCCTTGAGGGCATGGCCGAAATGGAGCAGGCCCTTAAGGGAGGAAAGACCTTTGGCATGAGCTTTGTCCGGACCCTTTGCACGGCCATCTCGGTCAACGTGCTCACCATGGTCAAAAACCTGCAGCAGCTTGCCCCGGGGAGATACCTGGAGCTTAGCCCCAGATTTGACCAGATACAGGCGGCCCTTGAGCTTCTTTTCAACCCCATCGCCCAGACCGGGGAAACAAGACTTGTCATCCCCTTTGACGACATCGGCCAGGAGATGGCAAATGTGGTGGGCGGGAAAATGGCAAAACTGGGGGAGATCAAAAACAAACTTGGCATCAACGTGCCCCGGGGGTTTGTCATCACCGCCACAGCCTATGAACGCTTTATCCAATCCAACGACCTCCAGGACGAGATCGATACGATCACCCAGTCTGCAGGGGCAGACGACCTCAAGGAACTGGACATCATCAGCGCCCGGATCCAGCAGATGATCATCAATTCCACCATGCTCCCCGAGCTTAAAGCAGCCGTGGAACAAAACTGGGAGGCCCTTGAGCAAGAGACCGGCCACCCCCTTCCCCTTGCCATCCGAAGCAGCGCCCTTTGCGAAGACAGCCTGGACAGTTCCTTTGCCGGTCAGTATCGAAGCGAGCTCAACGTGGACAAGGACAGCTTCAATCAGGTTTACAAAGAGGTGGTGGCAAGCAAGTACAGTGTCCAGGCCATGACCTACCGGTTCAACAAAGGGTTCAGGGACCAGGATATCGCCATGTGCACGGGCTGCATGGAGATGGTCGATGCGGTTGCGGGGGGGGTGGTTTATACCTGCAATCCCCTGGACGCCGACGATAATTCGCTGTTCATCAATGCCGTTTGGGGACTGCCAAAGCTTGTGGTCGACGGAAGCGATTCGTTTGACCTCTTCACTTTTTCACGCACACCTGGGTTAACCATTGTGAAAAGGCAGATTAACAATAAAAAAATCCAGTACATCTGTTCAAGGGAATGCGGCATAGAAAAGGTTGAGGTACCCCCACAAGAGCAGCTGACCCCCTCCATCAACGACACGACAGCCATGGACCTGGCAAAAATTGCCTTGGACATTGAACAATACTACAAATTTGCCCAGGACATTGAATGGGCACTTTCTAAAAGTGGCCAGCTCTACATTCTCCAGTGCCGCCCCCTCAAACAGATGGTCAGAACAAAGGCACTTCCCCCATTGACGGATCTTGAAGCGCCCCTGCTCACGGGCGGTATCACGGCAAGCCCGGGAGCCGCAACAGGTACGGTTTACCGTGCCACAAGGGATGCGGACATTCTATGGTTTCCGGAAAACGCCATACTGGTGGTGGAACAGGCAAGACCCCGGTGGGCCCCGCTCCTCAACAGAGCCGC
Coding sequences:
- a CDS encoding PEP/pyruvate-binding domain-containing protein; the protein is MMVKFMVNRIKERMDWLFKRESPTASANAEELRLNFKSRYHCFKLLLNANNRCLEGMAEMEQALKGGKTFGMSFVRTLCTAISVNVLTMVKNLQQLAPGRYLELSPRFDQIQAALELLFNPIAQTGETRLVIPFDDIGQEMANVVGGKMAKLGEIKNKLGINVPRGFVITATAYERFIQSNDLQDEIDTITQSAGADDLKELDIISARIQQMIINSTMLPELKAAVEQNWEALEQETGHPLPLAIRSSALCEDSLDSSFAGQYRSELNVDKDSFNQVYKEVVASKYSVQAMTYRFNKGFRDQDIAMCTGCMEMVDAVAGGVVYTCNPLDADDNSLFINAVWGLPKLVVDGSDSFDLFTFSRTPGLTIVKRQINNKKIQYICSRECGIEKVEVPPQEQLTPSINDTTAMDLAKIALDIEQYYKFAQDIEWALSKSGQLYILQCRPLKQMVRTKALPPLTDLEAPLLTGGITASPGAATGTVYRATRDADILWFPENAILVVEQARPRWAPLLNRAAGIIAEQGGFAGHLANVAREFSVPAIMNISKAMETLEQGETITMDADACAVFKGRQDTILSRKPMAQQNLMRQSSVFRLLEQTSSLIVPLNLIDPDANDFRPSSCRTLHDITRFVHERSVHEMFNFGSNNNFPEHSSKQLYYHVPLNWWILNLDDGFTTKVAGPHVRLNQIASYPMLAFWEGFILVPWDGPPPVDSKGLMSVMFRSTMNPALVPGVKSKYADKNYFMVSKNYCSLSSRLGYHFATMEALVSGRASEDYISFQFKGGAADYDRRIKRVEFIQEILEDYDFSVVVREDTLSARMEGKGTQVLKTRLMILGYLSLHTRQIDMIMSNTSRVKFYREKIGRDIDEKIIAPHFNPQENEEEA